The DNA segment AGGGTCGGTAGGCTCATGGCAACAATTGCTCCCAGGCAGGTTGGGCGATGGCCGGGCGCGGCAGTTCGGGCAGCGGTGTGCTTGGCGTTGGCTGGATGCCGTCACGTTGTAGGGCGCTGAGCACCCGGTCGGCGAAGTCCGGCGCCAGGGCCAGCTTGGTCGGCCAACCCACCAGCAAGCGGCCCTGTTCGGCGAGGAACGCGTTGTCCGGCCGGGTCAGGCCCGTTTGCAGGGGTTCGGCGCGGTCTACTCGCAGGGTCGCCCATTGGGTCTGGCTCATGTCGATCCATGGCAGCAGGTGCGCCAGTTCCTTTTGCGCCGTGGCGATCTGCTCGGCGGGCGTGCGGTGCACGCCTTCGGTCTCGGCAATATCACCGCCCATGTACCACACCCAACGGCCATCGGCGGCCGGGTGCGTGGTGATGGTGATCCGAGGCTTGGTGCCGCCACCCAGGCAGTGCGCGTACAGAGGTTTGAGGCCGGGGCCCTTGGCGATGATCATATGCAGCGGGCGTTTTTGCATGGCCGGCTGGCTCAGGCCCAGGGCCGTCAGCAGCTCGGCGGTGCCGCCGCCGGCACTCAGCACGATGCGCTGGGCGCGGATCGCCCGGCCGTCGACTTTCAGGCCGACGAGGATGTCATCTTCCAGCAGCGGTTCGATCTGTTGCCCGGCGAGCAGGCCGTCGCCGGCCAGTTGTGCCAGGCGCTCGATCAGGCTCGGCACGTCCACCACCAGTTCGGCCAGGCGATAGACCTTGCCCTTGAAGCGGCGGTCTTGCAGGGCCGGCGGCAAATCGTCACCCTTGACCTGATCGACGCGGCCACGCACCGCCTTGCTGGCGAAGAAGCTGGTGAGGTTGCCGGCCAGGGTGCCCGGCGACCACAGGTAATGAGCCTGGGACAACAGGCGCACGCCCGTCAGGTCCAGCTCGCCACTGCCCGCCAGCGCTTCCCGCCAGCGTCGCGGCATATCGGCAATGGCTTCGGAGGCGCCGGTCAGGGCGCCATGCAGGGCGTACTTCGCACCGCCGTGAATGATCCCCTGGGACTTCACGCTCTGCCCGCCACCCAAGGTCGCGTTCTCCACCACAATCGTGGAGAACCCCTGGCTGCGCAGGCGCGCATTGAGCCAGAGGCCGGCAACCCCGGCGCCGACAATCAGGACGTCGGTGGAAATAACGGATGGCATGGGGCGACCTCAGTGTTCGGAACAAGAGGCCAAGTATACAGACTCGACAGCGGGATCTTTGCCCAGGATCAACAACTGTAGAAGGTCAGTGGCCCGCGGTTTTCGAAAACAACTGAATCACCACCACCCCCAGCACAATCATGCCCATCCCCAGCATCGCCGGCAGATCGAGTTTTTGCCCGTAGATAAACAGCGCCGCGATGCTGACCATGACGATCCCCAGCCCCGCCCACACTGCGTAGGCCACGCCCACGGGCACGGTGCGCACCACCAGGGTCAGCATCCAGAATGCGACGCCATAGCCGACGATCACCAGCAGCAGGGGGATTGGCGTGCTCCAGCCCTTGATCGCTTTCATGGAAACGGTGGCGATCACTTCCGAGCAGATGGCAATGGCCAGGTAGTAGTAGGCGGCGTTCATGGGGTGTTCCTCGGAATTGGGGCGTGTAATAAGGCCGGCATTCTAGAGAATCCGCAGATGGGGTAAAGTCATTACCTATCCGAATTCAAGATGGGTTGAGCCGATGAGCGTGCAGTGGAATCTGGAGCAGATGCGCCTGTTTGTCAGCGTCGCCGAGCAGCGTTCGTTCTCGGCGGTGGCACGGGACCAGCGCAAGGCGCAATCGGCGGTGAGCAATGGCATTGCTCTGCTCGAGGCCGACCTGGGCGTGAGCCTGTTTGATCGCAGCAGCGGTCGTCAGCCACGCCTGACCGAGGCCGGCACGGTATTGCTGGAGGAAGCCCGGGAAGTGCTGCGCCAGTGTGAGCGCCTCAACGGCCGCGCCCTGTCCCTGATGCGCGGCGAAGAAGCGCGGCTGCGTCTGGCCCAGGACGAAGCCATGCTGTATCAGCCGGTACTCGACAGTCTTGAGGCGCTGGCCGGGAAATTTCCCAGCCTGGAGGTGCAGTTGTCCAGCACGGCCCAGGGCGATGTCGCTCGCAAGTTGGTGGAGCGCAAGGCCGACCTGGGGTTGCTGTTCTACCACGATCAGATCCCTGAGGCCCTTGAACGGCGGGTGGTCGGCAGTGTGGAAATGGTCACGGTGTGTGGCGTCGGGCACCCGCTGGCCAGGGGTGGGTTTGTCGATTGCCAGCGTCTGGCGCAGTTTCGCCAATTGCTGATGTCGACCCAGACCAGCGTTTACCCCGGCAGCGAGGCGGCCAGCCCCCAGGTATGGCGCGCCGACAGTTTCTACGTGCTGGCCGAATGGTTGGTGCGCGGCCTGGGCTGGGCCTGGTTGCCCCGGCATGTGGTGCAGTACCCGACGTATCAGGGGCAGATGGTCGAGTTGGACAGCGAGTGGACGCCGCCGGCCCTGGTGGTGGAATTGGTGTGGCGGCGCGATGAGCCCCTGGGCCCGGCGGCGCGCTTTCTGGCCGAACGTTTTACCGCGTGTTTGCAGGCGATCGGCTGAAAAAGCCGATAAACTCCGCCGCCATGAATAGAACTCTCTATAGCTGTCTGTTTTACCTGGCGCTGCCGTTGGTGGCCTTACGTCTATGGCTGCGGGCCCGCAAGGCGCCGGCCTACGCCAAGCGCGTCAGCGAGCGCTTTTCCTACGGCTTGCCGGTACTCAAGCCCGGCGGGATCTGGGTGCACGCGGTGTCGGTGGGCGAGAGCATCGCCGCCGCGCCGATGATCCGCGGTTTGCTGGAGCGGCATCCACAGTTGCCGATCACCGTTACCTGCATGACGCCCACCGGTTCGGAGCGGATCCAGGCGCTGTTCGCCGATGAACCGCGCATCCAGCATTGCTACCTGCCTTACGATTTACCGTGTGCCGCCAAGCGTTTTCTGGACCGGGTGCAGCCCAGGCTTGCGGTCATCATGGAAACCGAATTGTGGCCCAACCATATTCATCAATGTGCCAAGCGCGGGATCCCCGTGGCCTTGGCCAATGCGCGGCTGTCGGCACGTTCGGCCAAGGGTTACGGGCGTTTCGCCAAGCTGACTGCGCCAATGCTGGCAGAAATGAGCCTGTTTGCCGTGCAGACCGCCACCGAGGCCGAGCGCTTCCGCAGCCTGGGCGCGCGCCCGGAAACAGTCGAAGTCACCGGCTCGATCAAGTTTGACCTGACCATCAACCCCGAACTGCTGGCGCGCGCCGCTGCGTTGCGCGAGCAATGGCAGGCCAGCGAGCGCCCGGTATGGATCGCCGCCAGTACCCACGAGGGCGAAGATGAAGTGGTGCTGGCTGCCCATCGACAACTACTGGCCAGTTACCCCAACGCGCTGCTGATCCTGGTGCCCCGTCACCCGGAGCGGTTCAACGCAGTGCTGGAGCTTTGCCAACAGCAGGGTTTTGCTACGGTGCAGCGCTCCAGCGGCGCGCCGGTCGGTGCCGACACCTCGGTATTGCTCGGCGACACCATGGGCGAGCTGCTGTTTCTCTACGCCTTGGCCGATAGCGCCTTTGTCGGCGGCAGCCTGGTGCCCAATGGCGGGCACAACCTGCTGGAGCCGGCGGCGCTGGCCAAACCGGTGATCAGTGGCCCGCACCTGTTCAACTTCCTCGAAATCGCCGCGATGATGCGCGAGGCCGGAGCGTTGCAGGAAGTGGATGAGGCCGAGGGGTTGGCCGAGGTGGTGCGGCAGCTGTTCGAGCTACCGCAGGATGCGCGCAAGCGGGCGCTGGCGGGGCTTAAGGTGATGCAGGCTAATCAGGGCGCGTTGAAGCGTTTGCTCGATGGCTTGGACAGACTAATCAAACCCTGACCCCCGCTCGGTCAAAAATGTGGGAGCTGGCTTGCTTGCGATAGCCATAGGTATCTACATAACTCTTTTATCTAGTGCTTATTGGGGTTGTGTACATTTCCGTTGCTGCGGTTACGGCGGCTATTGGTTCCGCCCTTACGGCGGCTCACTTTGGAAAGCCCCAAAGTGAGCCGCCGTAAGGGCGGAACCCTAAGTGGCCATGACCGCAGCAACGGATATGTACACAAACCTAAGAATCACTAAAGAGACGTGTAGATAAACCGAGGTGCCTGTATCGCGGGCAAGCCCGGCTCCCACACCAGCCAACTCTCACACGGCTGTTGTGGTGTGGCTCAATTGTTGGGGCGGGCCTTCAGTTGTTCGGACGCGGCCTTGGCCAGATCCGGCGGCAGGAAATCCTTGTCCGGGTTGTAGTCAGCCTTCAGGTACCGCGCCAGATCCTGCAGATCCCCTGGGTTCAACGTCCCTGCCGCCTGCTTCAAGCGCAGGTTGTCGAGGATGTAGTCATAACGGCTGTTGTTGTAGTTGCGCACCGAGGTGTACAGCTGGCGCTGGGCGTCGAGCACGTCGACGATATTGCGTGTGCCCACCTGGTAACCGATTTCCGTGGCTTCCACTGCGCTCTGGTTGGAGATGATCGACTGGCGGCGTGCCTGTACCTGTTCCACATCGGTGTTCACCGCGCGGTGCAGGTTGCGGGTGTTTTCCACCACCTGGCGGCGCAGGCCTTCGCGTTGCTGTTCGGTCTGGCCCAGGCGCGAATAGGATTCACGTACCTGGGAGCTGGTGAGGCCGCCGCTGTACAGCGGGATATTCAGGCGCAGGCCGATGGTGCGTTGCTCGACATCACCACGATAGGGCTGGCCGAACGCGTTGGGGTTGCTGAAACCGAGGGCGTCGTTGTCGCCTTTTTCGTATTGCGCCACCGCGTCCAGGGTCGGCGCGTGGCCGGCCTTGCGTTGCTTGAGGGTTTCTTCGGCAGCGGTGACCGCATAGTTGCTGGCCAGCAGGTTCAGGTTCTGCCGTCCGGCGGTGTCGACCCAGGCCTTGGCGTCATTCGGCGCTGGCGGCAAAACGGGCAGGGTGTGGACAATGCCCTGGATCGCGTTGTACTGGCGGTTGGTCAGAGTGATCAGCGCTTCAAACGCGTCATCCACCTGGCGCTGGGCGAGGATCCGGTTGGCCCGCGCGGTGTCGTAGCTGGCCTGGGATTGCAGCACGTCGGTCTTGTCCGACAGGCCCACGTCGAAACGCTCGTTGGACTGGTCCAGCTGGCGCTTGAAAGCGGCTTCTTCGGCCTTGGTCGAGGCCAGGTTGTCCTGGGCGCGCAGCACCGCAAAGTAGTTTTCCGCGCTTTGCAGGATCAGTTCCTGCTCGGTGGCCGACAGCTGCAGTGCGGCCTGTTCATTGACCGCTTCGGCCGCCTGCAACTGGAACCAGCGGTCGGCACGGAACAGTGGCTGGCTCAGGGTCGCACGCCAGGTGTGGGCATCGCGATTGGCGGTGGCTGACGGGGTGTCGATCTGGGTGCGTACGTTGTTCACGTCGGCGCCGGCCGAAAGGTTGGGCAGCAAGCCGGCACGGGCCTGGGGCACCACTTCTTTTTGCGCGCCATATTGGGCGCGGGCGGCGGCCAGGTCGGCGTTGTTGTCCACCGCTTCCTGGTAGACGCTGACCAGATCGGTTTTGGTCGACAAGGGCGCTTCTGCTGCCCAGACCATTCCATTGGTCGCACAAGACACGGCAAGAGCCAGTGAAAGTTTGCGCAGCATGAGGCGATCCCTAGATAAATATTACGACAATAATTTAGCGTTCAAGGCTACGACGAGCAATCCATAGCGTCAAGCCGCTGAGGCAGGAGCCGAGTGTAGTGGCCGTACCCCGGCACAACAATCCTGTAATTGCGCCATTCATCACGCTGAATGCACCGCTATTGGCAATTTGCCTGCTCCATGGTCTAGACTGGCCTCGTTCTTGTCGGGGTGCCTTGCTATGAGGCTGAGATCGGTAAATACCGGATCCCGTTGAACCTGATCAGGTTAGCGCCTGCGTAGGGAACAAGATTTCTCGTCACCCGGCGAGTCCTCTTGTGCTTCGTCCGGGATGTTGTTCGACAATCGAACAGCCCTCGTGCGCCAAGCACAGCACTGGTTCCAGTGCGTCCGTCCGCCACAGGTTCACTCCGACAAAAATCCACTGCCTGGATGTGTCTGGAGAGCCCGTGATGAGTACAAAACTAAAAAACACCGTGCATTTGAGTGAGTCGGCCAAGGTCGATTCCGGATCCGTGCAGCCGTTTACCCGCTCGCAAAAAGTCTATGTGCAGGGCACTCGCCCGGATATCCGCGTGCCGATGCGTGAAGTCAGCCTGGACGTGACCCCCACCGACTTCGGCGGCGAAATCAATGCGCCAGTGGTGGTCTACGACACCTCCGGGCCGTATACCGACCCGAATATCATCATCGACGTGCGCAAAGGCCTGGGCGATGTGCGCTCGCCGTGGATCGAATCCCGTGGCGACACCGAGCGCCTGGCGGGCCTCAGTTCGCACTTCGGCCAGCAGCGCCTGAGCGACGCCGAGCTGACCGCCCTGCGTTTTGCCCACGTGAAAAACCCGCGCCGCGCCAAGGCCGGGGCCAACGTGACCCAGATGCATTACGCGCGCAAAGGCATCATCACCGCCGAGATGGAATACGTCGCCATCCGCGAAAACATGAAGCTCGAAGAGGCTCGCGCCACTGGCCTGCTCGACCAGCAACACGCCGGGCACAGCTTCGGGGCCAGCGTGCCGAAAATCATCACCCCGGAGTTTGTGCGCGAAGAAATCGCCCGTGGCCGCGCCATCATTCCGGCCAACATCAACCACACCGAACTGGAGCCGATGATCATCGGCCGTAACTTCCTGGTGAAGGTCAACGGCAATATCGGCAACAGCGCCCTGGGTTCGTCCATCGAAGAAGAAGTGGCGAAACTCACCTGGGGTATTCGCTGGGGCTCGGACACGGTGATGGACCTGTCCACCGGCAAGCACATCCACGAAACCCGCGAGTGGATCATCCGCAACTCGCCGGTGCCGATCGGTACCGTGCCGATCTACCAGGCCCTGGAAAAAGTCGGCGGCGCCGCCGAAGACCTGACCTGGGAGCTGTTCCGCGACACCTTGATCGAACAGGCCGAGCAGGGCGTCGACTACTTCACCATCCACGCCGGCGTGTTGCTGCGCTATGTACCGCTGACCGCCAAGCGCGTCACCGGCATTGTGTCCCGGGGCGGCTCGATCATGGCCAAGTGGTGCCTGGCGCACCATAAAGAGAACTTCACCTACACGCATTTCGACGAAATCTGCGAAATCATGAAGGCCTACGATGTCAGTTTCTCCCTCGGCGATGGCCTGCGCCCAGGCTCGATTGCCGACGCCAACGATGCGGCGCAGTTCGGTGAGCTGGAAACCCTCGGCGAGTTGACGAAGATCGCCTGGAAACACGATGTGCAAACCATGATCGAAGGCCCTGGCCATGTGCCGATGCAGTTGATCAAGGAGAACATGGACAAGCAGCTGGAGTGCTGTGACGAAGCGCCGTTCTACACCTTGGGCCCGCTGACCACCGATATTGCACCGGGCTACGACCACATCACCTCGGGCATCGGCGCGGCGATGATCGGCTGGTTCGGTTGCGCCATGCTCTGCTACGTCACGCCCAAGGAACACCTGGGCCTGCCGAACAAGGATGACGTGAAGACCGGGATCATCACCTACAAGATTGCGGCCCACGCGGCCGACTTGGCAAAAGGTCATCCGGGCGCGCAGATCCGCGACAACGCCTTGAGCAAGGCGCGGTTCGAGTTCCGCTGGGAAGATCAGTTCAACCTCGGCCTGGACCCGGACACCGCACGTTCCTATCACGATGAAACCCTGCCCAAGGACTCGGCCAAGGTCGCGCATTTCTGCTCGATGTGCGGGCCGAAATTCTGCTCGATGAAAATCACCCAGGAAGTGCGCGAGTACGCGGCCAACCAGCGCATCGAGGCGGTGGACGTGGATGTGGCCAAGGGCTTGGCCGAGCAGGCGGAGCGGTTCAAGCAGGAAGGCAGTCAGCTCTACAAAAAGGTCTGACCCCAATGATCGTTCCCACGCTCCGCGTGGGAATGCATCCCGTGACGCTGCGCGTCACAAAGCGGACGCGGAGCGTCCAAAGCGGCATTCCCACGCAGAGCGTGGGAACGATCATGTCCCTCTGAGATAACCCCCTTGAGCATTCAACCCAGCACCTATTCCCCTGACATCGCGGTGCCTGCCGATAAAAGAGTCTTCGGCGCCCGCGATCTGTTTTCCCTATGGTTCTCCCTCGGCATCGGCCTGATGGTCCTGCAAACCGGTGCACTGTTGGCGCCGGGGCTGGGCCTGTCGGGGTCGTTGCTGGCGATCTTGCTCGGTACCCTGGTGGGCGTGCTGTTGCTGGCTGCCGTCGGGGTGATCGGCAGTGACACCGGCCTGTCGTCCATGGCCGCCCTCAAGCTCAGCCTCGGCGCCAAGGGGGCGAGCCTGCCGGCGCTGTTGAACCTGTTGCAACTGATCGGCTGGGGCTCGTTCGAGATTATTGTCATGCGCGATGCCGCCAGCCTGCTGGGTACCCGGGCTTTCAGCGCCGGCAGCCTGTGGGCCAGCCCGTTGCTCTGGACCGTGTTCTTCGGCGGCCTCGCCACGTTGCTCGCGGTCAGCGGCCCGTTGACCTTCGTGCGGCAGATCCTGCGCAAGTGGGGGATCTGGCTGTTGCTGGCGGCGTGCCTGTGGCTGACCTGGAACCTGTTCGCCAAGGCCGACCTGGCCGCGCTGTGGGCCCAGGCCGGCGATGGTTCGCTGCCGTTTGCCGTCGGGTTTGACATCGCCATTGCCATGCCGTTGTCCTGGCTGCCGCTGATTGCCGATTACTCACGCTTCGGCCAGCGCGCCACCCGTGTGTTCGGCGGCACCGCCCTGGGCTTTTTTATCGGTAGTTTCTGGCTGATGAGCCTGGGCGTGGCCTACACCCTGGCGTTTGCGCCCAGTGGCGAAGTCAATGCGCTGTTGCTGGCGTTGGCCGGGGCTGGCCTGGGGATTCCGCTGTTGCTGATTCTGTTGGATGAATCAGAAAACGCCTTCGCTGATATTCACTCGGCGGCGGTGTCCAGCGGCATGCTATTGCGCCTGAAAGTCGAGCACCTGGCGCTGGCGATTGGGCTTGTGTGCACGCTGATCGCC comes from the Pseudomonas shahriarae genome and includes:
- a CDS encoding NAD(P)/FAD-dependent oxidoreductase, producing the protein MPSVISTDVLIVGAGVAGLWLNARLRSQGFSTIVVENATLGGGQSVKSQGIIHGGAKYALHGALTGASEAIADMPRRWREALAGSGELDLTGVRLLSQAHYLWSPGTLAGNLTSFFASKAVRGRVDQVKGDDLPPALQDRRFKGKVYRLAELVVDVPSLIERLAQLAGDGLLAGQQIEPLLEDDILVGLKVDGRAIRAQRIVLSAGGGTAELLTALGLSQPAMQKRPLHMIIAKGPGLKPLYAHCLGGGTKPRITITTHPAADGRWVWYMGGDIAETEGVHRTPAEQIATAQKELAHLLPWIDMSQTQWATLRVDRAEPLQTGLTRPDNAFLAEQGRLLVGWPTKLALAPDFADRVLSALQRDGIQPTPSTPLPELPRPAIAQPAWEQLLP
- a CDS encoding DMT family transporter, with protein sequence MNAAYYYLAIAICSEVIATVSMKAIKGWSTPIPLLLVIVGYGVAFWMLTLVVRTVPVGVAYAVWAGLGIVMVSIAALFIYGQKLDLPAMLGMGMIVLGVVVIQLFSKTAGH
- a CDS encoding LysR family transcriptional regulator, which produces MSVQWNLEQMRLFVSVAEQRSFSAVARDQRKAQSAVSNGIALLEADLGVSLFDRSSGRQPRLTEAGTVLLEEAREVLRQCERLNGRALSLMRGEEARLRLAQDEAMLYQPVLDSLEALAGKFPSLEVQLSSTAQGDVARKLVERKADLGLLFYHDQIPEALERRVVGSVEMVTVCGVGHPLARGGFVDCQRLAQFRQLLMSTQTSVYPGSEAASPQVWRADSFYVLAEWLVRGLGWAWLPRHVVQYPTYQGQMVELDSEWTPPALVVELVWRRDEPLGPAARFLAERFTACLQAIG
- the waaA gene encoding lipid IV(A) 3-deoxy-D-manno-octulosonic acid transferase, whose translation is MNRTLYSCLFYLALPLVALRLWLRARKAPAYAKRVSERFSYGLPVLKPGGIWVHAVSVGESIAAAPMIRGLLERHPQLPITVTCMTPTGSERIQALFADEPRIQHCYLPYDLPCAAKRFLDRVQPRLAVIMETELWPNHIHQCAKRGIPVALANARLSARSAKGYGRFAKLTAPMLAEMSLFAVQTATEAERFRSLGARPETVEVTGSIKFDLTINPELLARAAALREQWQASERPVWIAASTHEGEDEVVLAAHRQLLASYPNALLILVPRHPERFNAVLELCQQQGFATVQRSSGAPVGADTSVLLGDTMGELLFLYALADSAFVGGSLVPNGGHNLLEPAALAKPVISGPHLFNFLEIAAMMREAGALQEVDEAEGLAEVVRQLFELPQDARKRALAGLKVMQANQGALKRLLDGLDRLIKP
- a CDS encoding TolC family outer membrane protein, translating into MLRKLSLALAVSCATNGMVWAAEAPLSTKTDLVSVYQEAVDNNADLAAARAQYGAQKEVVPQARAGLLPNLSAGADVNNVRTQIDTPSATANRDAHTWRATLSQPLFRADRWFQLQAAEAVNEQAALQLSATEQELILQSAENYFAVLRAQDNLASTKAEEAAFKRQLDQSNERFDVGLSDKTDVLQSQASYDTARANRILAQRQVDDAFEALITLTNRQYNAIQGIVHTLPVLPPAPNDAKAWVDTAGRQNLNLLASNYAVTAAEETLKQRKAGHAPTLDAVAQYEKGDNDALGFSNPNAFGQPYRGDVEQRTIGLRLNIPLYSGGLTSSQVRESYSRLGQTEQQREGLRRQVVENTRNLHRAVNTDVEQVQARRQSIISNQSAVEATEIGYQVGTRNIVDVLDAQRQLYTSVRNYNNSRYDYILDNLRLKQAAGTLNPGDLQDLARYLKADYNPDKDFLPPDLAKAASEQLKARPNN
- the thiC gene encoding phosphomethylpyrimidine synthase ThiC yields the protein MSTKLKNTVHLSESAKVDSGSVQPFTRSQKVYVQGTRPDIRVPMREVSLDVTPTDFGGEINAPVVVYDTSGPYTDPNIIIDVRKGLGDVRSPWIESRGDTERLAGLSSHFGQQRLSDAELTALRFAHVKNPRRAKAGANVTQMHYARKGIITAEMEYVAIRENMKLEEARATGLLDQQHAGHSFGASVPKIITPEFVREEIARGRAIIPANINHTELEPMIIGRNFLVKVNGNIGNSALGSSIEEEVAKLTWGIRWGSDTVMDLSTGKHIHETREWIIRNSPVPIGTVPIYQALEKVGGAAEDLTWELFRDTLIEQAEQGVDYFTIHAGVLLRYVPLTAKRVTGIVSRGGSIMAKWCLAHHKENFTYTHFDEICEIMKAYDVSFSLGDGLRPGSIADANDAAQFGELETLGELTKIAWKHDVQTMIEGPGHVPMQLIKENMDKQLECCDEAPFYTLGPLTTDIAPGYDHITSGIGAAMIGWFGCAMLCYVTPKEHLGLPNKDDVKTGIITYKIAAHAADLAKGHPGAQIRDNALSKARFEFRWEDQFNLGLDPDTARSYHDETLPKDSAKVAHFCSMCGPKFCSMKITQEVREYAANQRIEAVDVDVAKGLAEQAERFKQEGSQLYKKV
- the cytX gene encoding putative hydroxymethylpyrimidine transporter CytX; translated protein: MSIQPSTYSPDIAVPADKRVFGARDLFSLWFSLGIGLMVLQTGALLAPGLGLSGSLLAILLGTLVGVLLLAAVGVIGSDTGLSSMAALKLSLGAKGASLPALLNLLQLIGWGSFEIIVMRDAASLLGTRAFSAGSLWASPLLWTVFFGGLATLLAVSGPLTFVRQILRKWGIWLLLAACLWLTWNLFAKADLAALWAQAGDGSLPFAVGFDIAIAMPLSWLPLIADYSRFGQRATRVFGGTALGFFIGSFWLMSLGVAYTLAFAPSGEVNALLLALAGAGLGIPLLLILLDESENAFADIHSAAVSSGMLLRLKVEHLALAIGLVCTLIACFAPLAQYQNFLLLIGSVFAPLFGVVLVDHFILRRRGQALATSLRWPALLAWLGGVSTYHLLANLYPDIGATLPALTLAGLLQFILGRAFSGARAPAQA